In the genome of Trichomycterus rosablanca isolate fTriRos1 chromosome 24, fTriRos1.hap1, whole genome shotgun sequence, one region contains:
- the ccdc120b gene encoding LOW QUALITY PROTEIN: coiled-coil domain-containing protein 120 (The sequence of the model RefSeq protein was modified relative to this genomic sequence to represent the inferred CDS: substituted 1 base at 1 genomic stop codon): MEVKGHLIAGMGLGAPELQGYQNSKLQVTRLSELEEKKCRLQALLSSRQGELRHLCLLEAELTGKLSRDFPLEVGECPPPVQRRNGLLVSLEEEDQIQRRQIKTLFSGTIRRNIELDKNTQHKKRTVHRGCHTEETIKSESSSLSDSTQSQDNEDSSPSKVLAHRSLSHPRLSPGSPDSHICRKLSPLEMRGCHNYSFSSPSHSLPRSASNVDDMSVXETPLFLYTKKTFISVRSDMSGGVTQKQWSFRPEVTQFVPLVPLKSSSSEHTSYPFNSLARRSNSSEALLDHASFPELVPRNGMHSRVGPYKSSESLTDDKIRQMYLGSPEKQLSGSKGQGYQHLSAGVRESSSSYNEIMMDYILGKQLKRPIQRQQHLSEGRIWPDFAALPVSGTSSHCNGFSHSQIHLATAPPPYSPVFLLGHQAKHCRVKVTRTKSCGPFIPLQQKSLEPVLFSAYEPSFSTASSIPNLLSQQAEFPSAAVTFTHKSAPFSLPTPEDSTRSLHKALALEGLRDWYLRNALGYPAAAKGHDEFPLHPTQQLVHQPQSFPLGPFYAPPQMPQSASFHGHTPESRSVELSFYPEPFLSQETTQKKFTSDHPAPGTLV; encoded by the exons ATGGAGGTTAAAGGACATTTGATAGCTGGTATGGGTTTAGGTGCTCCCG AATTACAGGGTTATCAGAACAGCAAGCTTCAGGTGACACGGctttctgagctggaagaaaaGAAGTGCAGACTGCAGGCTCTTTTGAGCAGTCGACAAGGGGAGCTACGGCATTTGTGTCTTCTGGAGGCG GAACTGACAGGAAAACTATCCCGTGACTTTCCTCTAGAAGTCGGGGAATGTCCCCCACCTGTTCAGCGtcggaatggactgcttgtcaGTTTAGAAGAG GAGGACCAAATCCAAAGAAGACAAATAAAGACCCTCTTCAGTGGCACCATACGCCGAAACATAGAGTtagacaaaaacacacaacacaaaaaGAGAACTGTACATCGTGGATGTCACACAG AGGAAACAATTAAGTCAGAGAGCAGCTCCCTTTCTGACTCAACTCAGTCCCAAGACAATG AGGACTCATCTCCTAGTAAGGTTCTTGCGCATCGCTCACTCTCTCACCCACGTCTATCCCCTGGCAGTCCTGACAGCCACATTTGTAGGAAACTGTCTCCATTGGAGATGCGAGGTTGCCATAACTACAGCTTTTCCAG TCCAAGTCACTCGCTTCCAAGAAGTGCATCCAATGTGGATGACATGAGTGTTTAAGAAACACCTCTTTTTCTCTACACCAAAAAAACATTCAT TTCTGTCAGGTCTGATATGTCTGGTGGTGTAACACAAAAGCAGTGGAGTTTCCGTCCAGAAGTTACACAGTTTGTTCCACTGGTGCCTTTGAAGAGCTCCTCTTCTGAGCATACCAGTTACCCATTCAACTCTCTTGCTCGTCGTAGCAACAGTTCTGAGGCCTTACTTGATCATGCTAGCTTTCCTGAGCTGGTGCCCCGGAATGGCATGCATTCCAGAGTTGGGCCTTACAAAAGCTCAGAGTCTCTGACTGATGACAAGATCAGGCAGATGTACCTTGGCAGTCCAGAGAAGCAGCTAAGTGGATCTAAAGGGCAAGGGTACCAGCATTTATCAGCGGGTGTTAGAGAAAGTAGCTCAAGCTACAACGAAATTATGATGGACTACATTTTGGGCAAGCAACTAAAGAGACCAATTCAGCGCCAGCAGCATCTCTCAGAAGGGCGGATATGGCCTGACTTTGCTGCTCTTCCTGTGTCTGGCACCTCTAGTCATTGCAATGGTTTTTCCCATTCTCAGATACACCTAGCAACTGCACCACCCCCATATAGCCCTGTGTTTCTTCTGGGCCACCAGGCTAAACATTGCCGAGTCAAAGTCACACGGACCAAGTCCTGTGGTCCCTTTATCCCCCTTCAACAGAAGAGCTTGGAGCCAGTCCTATTCTCTGCCTATGAGCCATCTTTTTCCACTGCCTCCTCCATCCCCAACCTGCTGTCTCAACAGGCAGAGTTCCCCAGTGCTGCTGTTACTTTTACCCATAAGTCTGCACCCTTCTCTCTACCAACCCCAGAAGACTCCACACGCAGCCTACACAAAGCCCTAGCACTGGAGGGACTAAGGGACTGGTATCTCAGAAATGCCCTGGGTTATCCTGCTGCAGCCAAGGGGCATGATGAATTTCCTCTGCACCCAACACAGCAACTGGTGCACCAGCCACAATCTTTTCCACTGGGCCCATTCTATGCTCCACCACAGATGCCTCAGTCAGCTTCCTTTCATGGGCACACACCAGAGAGCAG ATCTGTTGAGCTCTCTTTCTACCCAGAACCGTTTCTCTCCCAGGAAACTACTCAAAAAAAGTTCACTTCAGATCATCCTGCTCCTGGAACTCTGGTCTAA